In the Lysinibacillus sp. PLM2 genome, one interval contains:
- the ruvA gene encoding Holliday junction ATP-dependent DNA helicase RuvA, producing the protein MYDYIIGQVKRVTHEYIVLEQQHIGWCIYTPNPFVFQVKDELQQVYIHMHVREDAHQLFGFKSLDQRELFRKLIQVSGIGPKGALAILAGGNPAHVISAIESEDEALLVKFPGVGKKTARQMILDLKGKLGNLAIQHEIVIPSKEDELPLFGVNPNQHLLEEAFLALSALGYSDKELLKIKPDLEQNENLSTTEGYMKVALQLLLTSK; encoded by the coding sequence ATGTATGATTATATTATTGGACAAGTAAAGCGAGTAACACATGAGTATATCGTATTAGAGCAACAACATATAGGGTGGTGTATTTATACCCCAAATCCATTTGTATTCCAAGTAAAAGATGAATTACAGCAAGTGTATATACATATGCATGTGCGTGAAGATGCACATCAGTTGTTTGGATTTAAATCATTAGATCAAAGAGAATTATTTCGAAAGCTTATTCAAGTATCGGGAATTGGTCCAAAGGGCGCATTAGCAATATTAGCAGGTGGTAATCCAGCACACGTTATTTCTGCAATAGAGTCCGAGGATGAGGCATTGCTTGTTAAATTTCCTGGTGTAGGAAAGAAAACTGCTCGACAAATGATACTTGATTTAAAAGGAAAACTCGGAAATTTAGCTATTCAACATGAAATTGTTATACCAAGTAAAGAAGATGAACTCCCATTATTCGGTGTAAATCCTAACCAACATCTTTTAGAAGAAGCCTTTTTGGCACTAAGTGCTCTTGGATATTCAGATAAAGAACTATTGAAAATAAAACCAGACTTAGAACAAAACGAAAATCTATCTACAACTG